From the genome of Marinifilum sp. JC120:
CCCACGGTCCTCGGCTTCGGACTGCTCATAGTTATGGGGCCGCAGGGGTCTCTGGGAGGACTATGGAACGACCTCACCGGAGAACGCATGGTCTTCAGCTTTTCCGGAATATTGCTGGCCTCGCTGGTCTATAACCTGCCCTTTGCAGTACAGCCCATGCGTGCGGCCTTTGAAAAACTGGATATCCGCTTGCTGGAAAATTCAGCAGTACTGGGACTAACCTCCACGGCGACATTCTTCCGGGTGGTTCTGCCCAATAGTCTGCCCGGTCTGGCAGCTTCAGCCATGCTGGTCTTTGCCCACAGCCTTGGAGAATTCGGGGTAATCCTCATGGTCGGCGGGTCTATTCCCGGTTCCACCAAGGTCGCCTCCATCGCCATTTACGAAGCAGTGGAAGCCATGCGCTACGACGATGCCATGTATATGTCACTGGCAATCATCCCGGTCAGCTTTCTGGCTCTGCTGGCCATCAACCGGATCAACCGTGTCAGCCGGAGTAGATCATGAGTCTGAAGATAAATATTCGTAAGCAACTGCCCAACTTCGCGCTGGACGTAGCCATGCACTGTAAACCCGGCACCCTGACCGCCGTGGTTGGCCCTTCAGGAGCCGGAAAAAGTACACTGGTCCGCATCATTGCCGGATTGGAAAAACCGGATATGGGGACCATTTCACTTAACGGCAAAAATTGGGTGGATACGGCAACCAATAACTTTGCCCCGCCCCAGAAACGCGGCCTGGGCCTTGTTTTTCAGGAATACACCCTTTTCCCGCATTTGAGCGTACGCAAAAACGTGGCCTTCGCGGCAGTAGACAAGGAATGTGTTCCGGGACTGATGGAAAAATTCGGAATATCCCACATTGCAGAAAGCAAACCGGCCAACATCTCCGGCGGGGAACGCCAACGTGCGGCCTTTTGTCAGGCCCTTGCCCGCGAACCAGTGCTGCTTCTATTGGACGAACCCTTTTCCGCACTAGATATCGCCACCCGCGAAGGGCTGCGCAAGGAACTGCGGTCCTTAAAAAGCGAACTGAACATCCCCATCATCCACGTGACCCATGACCTTGAGGAGGCATATTATCTGGCTGATTCTATCTTCGTACTTGAAAACGGGCATGAATCACCAGAATGGCTGGACCGACAGAAAAAAAGATTCTGTCCCGAACCCAAACCTCACCCTCACCTTGAACTTGTAGGAAATATGTAATGAAAAAATTCTCTACCCTGCTGCTTTTCATCCTGCTCTCCGTTCCTGTTGCTGCTCAGGCCAAAATAGTGATTGCATCCGGCGCAGGCTACCGCGCACTGGTGGACAATCTCACTGAAGAATACACGGCTAAAACCGGAAATGAAGTGGAGCGAGTTTACGGCAACATGGCCCGGGTCACAGCTCAAGCCAAAAACAGCGGCACTGTTGATCTGGTCCTCGGCGATAAATCCTTTCTGGACAGGGCTAAGCTGGATTGTTGCGCAACCCAAAAAGTGGGCCGGGGGCGACTGGTTATTGCCTACCCAAAAGGCAAAGACTTTACAGGTGCTGAAAATTTAGTATCCGAAAGCACCACCCGCATAGCCCTGCCGGACACTAAAAGAGCCATCTACGGCAAGGCAGCAATGCAATACCTGCGCAACAAAGGCTTAGTTGCCAAGCTTGAACCCAAACTGCTTATGGTTGCCACAGTTCCGCAGTCGGCCTCCTACGTAGTAGCCGGAGAAGTGGACTATGCTTTCATCAACCTGACCCATGCCCGTAAAATCAAGGATTCCATCGGCGGTTTTGTGGCTGTGGACGAGTCTGCCTATTCGCCCATATCCATTATTATTGAACAGATGAGCAACTCCGCCCACGCGGCTGAATGTACGGCATTCATGGACTTCCTCAAATCTGACGCAGCCCGTAAAATCGTTGCTGCCCACGGCATGCAGGACTAATGATATGAACATTGCGGCAATCCTCTCTGACAGCGCAACCCTAAGCCCGTTGACCCTGTCCGCACAGGTCATGGCTGTAGCGGGAGTGTTGCAACTAACAGTTGGGGTGCCACTAGCCTTCTGGCTTTCCCGGACCAAGGGGACGCTTCATAATTTCGTGGATAGTGCCGTAACCCTGCCGCTGGTGTTTCCCCCGGTAGCAACAGGCTTTGTGCTTCTCTTCCTGCTGGGCAGGCGCGGCCCGGCTGCAAACATATTTGGGGACTCCATTATTTTCGGATTTCCCGGTCTGGTAGTGGCGGCATTCATTGCCGGACTGCCGCTCTTGGTCAAACCGGTTCAGGCTGCCCTGAAATCAGCTGAAGCCACCAAACTGCGCGAAGTTGCGGCGGTTCTGGGAAAATCTGAAACCGAAATATTCCTGCAAGTGCTGCTGCCCTGCGCAAAGAGAAGCATTGCTGCCGGAACCCTGCTGGCTCTGGCCCGTTCCCTTGGCGAAGTAGGCATGAGCCTCATGCTGGGCGGAAATGTCATCGGGCGCACCAACACCCTTTCCCTTGAAATATACAATGCGGTTTTTAACGGTGAATTTGAACGGGCAGCGGTCCTCTCATCCATCATCGGCATCGCTTCCATAACCATCTTCAGCGCGCTGAAAAAGTTTTCTGACGCGGAATAAAAAGGAATCACAATGAATAAATCCATCTTAAAAGAGGTCCAATCAAGGGCACACGAAATTTGGCAATCGGCAGGCATACTTGATGAAAAAATCGAGGTGACGGCCCGAACCCTAAGCACTGAAGAAGCCATCGGCAATCCCGAAGGAGACGACTTCCCTTTACTGCGAGGTAAAGAAAAACTGATGGAAGCGCAGTTTCAGGGCTGCAAAGGGCAGGCATTCACTGACCGCTACGGGAATTTCAGCAACACTTTGCGCGAAATTGCGGAAATGGAACTGAGTAACAATTTTCGAAGGGCCATCTTTGTTTCTGCTCTGAACGCCGTACAATGCAGCCTCGGCAAAGCCAAACGAACCATCCACTGCAAGGATGAAGGCCCGGCCCTGTGCGCCCCCAAGCTAGGGGATTACATTGAAGAAAAATACGGTAAACCCAAGCTGGGACTGGTCGGCTATCAGCCTGCCATGATTAAAGCTCTTTCCGGACGGTTTGATATGCGCATTGTGGATCTCGACCCAGATAATATCGGCAACGTAAAATGCGGCATAACCGTGGAAGGCCCGGACAGCACCGCCGAAGTGCTGGATAATGTCAACCTGTTGGTTGTCACCGGGTCAACCATTGTTAACGATAGTATCAACAATTTCCTGCGTGAGGACAAACCAACCATATTTTTCGGCACCACTGTTTCCGCAGCCGCAGAAATGATGGGCTGGCAACGGTTCTGCTGCCAAAGTTCCTGACTCCAAGAATCGACAACCTGCCGGAAAAGAAAACTTTATCTATATCATAATCCGGCAGGTTTCCATTCTGCTCACAGGCATTACATCTCCTCGCAACCCGCTTCCAGCCTGACATATAGCAGTTTCCATTTTGCACAGTCTGCTTCTGACACAGTCCCCTGTGACAACTGTCTCAAAATGACACACTCCTTATGCGGCCAGCTTTTTATGCGTGTTTTCACACATTAAACTGTAAATTATAGCACGCAAATAAAAGTCTGTAAAAATATTTTTAAAAATATTGATCCAGTCCTGAAAATCATCACCTCACCAACCCCCCGTTTTCATTAACTATGTCATTTTGGACCTAATTTTGCTGTAGGTTACAGGCAATTAA
Proteins encoded in this window:
- the modB gene encoding molybdate ABC transporter permease subunit, which produces MDFYPLYISAKLAVATTLFIPLVAAPIAYILAFVDFKGKSLVDAVVSLPMVLPPTVLGFGLLIVMGPQGSLGGLWNDLTGERMVFSFSGILLASLVYNLPFAVQPMRAAFEKLDIRLLENSAVLGLTSTATFFRVVLPNSLPGLAASAMLVFAHSLGEFGVILMVGGSIPGSTKVASIAIYEAVEAMRYDDAMYMSLAIIPVSFLALLAINRINRVSRSRS
- a CDS encoding ATP-binding cassette domain-containing protein translates to MSLKINIRKQLPNFALDVAMHCKPGTLTAVVGPSGAGKSTLVRIIAGLEKPDMGTISLNGKNWVDTATNNFAPPQKRGLGLVFQEYTLFPHLSVRKNVAFAAVDKECVPGLMEKFGISHIAESKPANISGGERQRAAFCQALAREPVLLLLDEPFSALDIATREGLRKELRSLKSELNIPIIHVTHDLEEAYYLADSIFVLENGHESPEWLDRQKKRFCPEPKPHPHLELVGNM
- the modA gene encoding molybdate ABC transporter substrate-binding protein — protein: MKKFSTLLLFILLSVPVAAQAKIVIASGAGYRALVDNLTEEYTAKTGNEVERVYGNMARVTAQAKNSGTVDLVLGDKSFLDRAKLDCCATQKVGRGRLVIAYPKGKDFTGAENLVSESTTRIALPDTKRAIYGKAAMQYLRNKGLVAKLEPKLLMVATVPQSASYVVAGEVDYAFINLTHARKIKDSIGGFVAVDESAYSPISIIIEQMSNSAHAAECTAFMDFLKSDAARKIVAAHGMQD
- a CDS encoding ABC transporter permease subunit, which gives rise to MNIAAILSDSATLSPLTLSAQVMAVAGVLQLTVGVPLAFWLSRTKGTLHNFVDSAVTLPLVFPPVATGFVLLFLLGRRGPAANIFGDSIIFGFPGLVVAAFIAGLPLLVKPVQAALKSAEATKLREVAAVLGKSETEIFLQVLLPCAKRSIAAGTLLALARSLGEVGMSLMLGGNVIGRTNTLSLEIYNAVFNGEFERAAVLSSIIGIASITIFSALKKFSDAE